In Zingiber officinale cultivar Zhangliang chromosome 9B, Zo_v1.1, whole genome shotgun sequence, the genomic window CAGAAAAAGGACGGAGAAAGGTCCTTTTTTACTATCTTTAATTGGTTATGCTAGTTCTTGATATTTCAATGGTCAGTTTTGCTGTTGCTATCAAGTGATTCAAGTCTCTTTATGATCTTACGTACCTGCCTTGTTCTTTCAGGAGTTAAATCATGCTATAGAACGTGGAGCAAAAATTTATGCAGAAGTTCGAGGCTATGGAATGTCaggtttattttctttcttgacTGGTTCTTGCAGTCATGTCCACTCCATTGCTAAAGAACGTGGAATGCACTGTTATTTCTGCAGGCGATGCTTATCACATAACTCAGCCACACAATGATGGAAAAGGTGCAATTTTAGCTATGACACGTGCACTTGAACAGGTTTATCTCGGAAGCTTATTTGCACTTTGCTTTATCGCAACTTGTCAATAGTTAGCATTTGTGGGGAAAAAATGTTAATAATGCCAAATTCATTGCATTTATCTTGTTATTAGCTGATGATAGCAACCCCTCTTTGCCTTTGCTTATTTAAGAATGCTTCTTTAGAGAAACAATTGGAGTATTGGACACTTGTTTTTGTGGAGAACCATCGATAATCAATTGATACTACAGATATGTTTGTATATATAGATGTCCATTTCATGATGAACTTTCCTTTGAGCAGTCTGGGCTTCATCCAAATCAAGTAGATTATATAAATGCCCATGCTACATCAACACCTCTTGGTGCGTACCTAACTATTTCTGATTCATTTTTATATTGATTTCCAAATAGGTAGCTATTAATACTTGATAAATGGACAAACTATTTTTTGCTAAACCAGGTGATGCAGTTGAGGCTAATGCAATAAAATCAGTATTCTTAGACCATGCAACATCAGGAGCGTTAGCATTCTCCTCAACAAAGGTAGTGTCGCCTTAGTTGCAAGAGTTTTGAAATAATCAAAGTATTACATGCTTAAATAACCAGAAATTTCCAGGGAGCTACTGGCCATCTACTTGGAGCAGCAGGGTCTGTAGAAGCTATCTTTAGCGTTCTTGCTATTCACCATGTAGGTCCATCGTACAATTTTTTTTTGGACTGCACAATGAAGGTTTTTGCTCATTAATCATTTGCTAAATTCAGGGAATAGCACCACCAACGCTCAATCTTCTAAAGCCTGATCCACTCTTTGATGATAAATATATTCCTTTGAGTGCTCCAAAGAAGATGGAAATAAGAGCAGCAATTTCAAATTCTTTTGGCTTTGGAGGAACCAATGCATCCCTGTTGTTTGCTTCCGTGACGTAGTCAAGTGATGCTTTCACTTCCGGCTATACTTTTCGTGCTTATGAAATATTTCTACGCTTAGAGGGTGATAGGTTGACGTAGGTTATTGTTTAGGGAGAATTGCTATCGTTTTATTTTGTTTCCAAGATATTGATTTTTCTGCTCACAGCAGGCATGTTTGTTTGGTTTAGATGGCGGATTGTGTAATCTGCAACACCAAACGAGTGGAATGGTTTAATAATTTCATATCCATCTTGTTAACTTCTGATGATCTTTTAGTTTTCAAGAGAAATAAATGTAGTATCATTGTTTCAAAAGAAGATATAAGCATCAGAGAGTTTGTTGGCAGATGCTTTGCCTCATGGAAGATTATTCTGCTTGAAGACATCTACAACCTTTCGCATGCCTTTTATATGTTGCATTAGTTATTATTTGAACAGATCATTGACATCACCCCAGTATGGAGCTTAGAGTTACTAGCATGCTGCTGATCCTCACCTTCGCAAAAAAAATCCTTTAGGTTTGGAGAAGGAAGGTAAGCTCAAGATTATCATTGATTTGGCCCATTCTGAGAGAAAGAGTGCATGCTACAACAGGGGACATCACTGTTTAATTGTGAGGCATGTAACTGTCATCCTTCCTGTTTTATTCTGTGTATGTTGTTGAAATATGTAGTTCTCAAAGCCTGCTTGTTCATTCTTCAACAGTTTCCAAGATAAGTCAATCACTTCATTTATTACGAAGATATCTGTTGTCAATCAGGAACCAGAAAGGATAGCAACCAGGTTTATCCCAAACCTGGGCGCTTAAGGTATTTTACAATTCCTGAACAGCCAAATCAGTTAAGGATGGTAATAGGGCGGGGCAGGGATGAATTTATCATCTCCATCCTGTTCTCATGGACTGGATCAGCTGGTTAGGTGTCTGTAACTTGTCACTGAAATCGTGGGGTCGAAGGTCACCAGTTGTACTCGGGGATAAAATCCTGGTCTGCTGCGTCAAAAATTCCTTCGACCCCAGTTACCTATTCTGCTCAGCATTAATCGTGATTTACTCTCTCTGAAATCTTGTGGGGCCGGGGCCAGAGGGCCGCtagggtggcggttccaccttttgcctttttttttttttgagtttgggGATTTCCTGAACTTGAATCCACGGGGATCAAATTTCCATCCCCATCCCatctccaaatttaatttatattattattattattattttatcatcATTATTAATGAtactattaatattaatatcaataatattattattattattattaatattttcaaaaattttaatattaataacactattattaatatttttaaaattttttattattatttattaataataataataataatatttgagAGGATTCGGCGATGTGGATAATATTCTCATATATGTCCTGAACCTGTCTCATCTCAAAAAAAAATCGAAGATCTCCATCCTTATTTCAGAGTTTTTTCCGTGGAACTCCGAACCCGTGAAAAAAATTGACATCCCTAAAACTAGTCTTCTTCCTCTAGTCGTTGGTTCATCGTCGACTTTAGGAACGGCAAATATCAGGTCGATCTCCTCGGTGGAGTCCAGGTGACAGTCTTCTTTTAGTTTATCAGTTAATTGTCATTGCAGCGTCATCCTTCAAGCTTGCCACTAGATTCTCTTCGTGAACATGATACGAACTGTTTGTTGGGGAAAAGATACGAACTGTTTATTCTCTGAGACATGCTGGTTTGCAAGTTAGTTCTGCAATTCCATAGCAAACTAGTTTTGGTAGAATACGTTGGGAAAAAATTTTAAAGCAGATGATTTCTATAGGTAAGAAATGttacaaaatataaaaatataaattaattgttaAATTTAAATAGGCATCacataatataattaaaaaataaataaataataataatattattaaataaactaaacaagTGTGTGTATATATAACAACAAGGCAAATATTAACATAAAATAACAATTATAGGAAGTCAGTGTTAGGTATACatctataattaatttaaaatttagttaaactCTTTGTATCATCTATCACAGATGACAAATCTTACAATGCTTATTAATAATGTTTATAGGTTTTGTATACATAACGAGGACCACTTTTGGGCTCCATCAGTGCTTCGTCCCTTGTCTAGCGCGAAAAAGGAACACACGGCATCGCCATTGGAAAGGCAACTACACAAGCAAAGCGATCAAGATTCAAGGTTCCAGCGTCGACGTTGCCAATCCCATCTCTCTCTCCTCTCGTTGTTTTCCTCTCATCTCGTAAGCCTCAatcgtttttcttttttcctgttcttttctttttcttcttttttttcccccTCCCTTTCGACCTGAATCATCGTGCTTTTTGATTGCGTGTAGTTCTTGTTCTAATGGCGTGTTTTCCCTCCTTTTAGTGGCAAAGGTGGAAATTTTCTGCTCTTGAATTGTGGTTTGAAGAAAAGAATCGATGCTTGTTCTCCATCGCGAATCTCCTAATTtgtggaattttattttttttggattgCAGCGATCTTTCAACGGATTTGAGGATTTGAAGAAGACAGCAGCAAGAGAGATCGGATTTGTATTGGGATTATGGAAGGAAGGGAGCGCCGCCAAAGCCTGACGCTCTCGGAGCACCTCGCGATGGCGGGAAGGCCTTGCAAGTTTGGGGATTTTCTCAAGATTAGAAATGATGTAGACGTGCCGGAGAAGAGGGCGGCCTCTTCCGGCGCCAGCGGCAGGAGAACGCTGCTCGACGTCCTGCGTGAGGAGCGGGAAGTGAGCGAGATTGAGGTGGTGGTGGGGATTCCCAGCGATGGCGAAGCCACGGCCAACGGCCGAGAAGGCTCCGCCTCCCGACCCACCGTCGACTCGCCAGCGACGGAGGCAGGGCAACCGGCGAGAGTCTCCCTGATGGTGCTTCTGGAGCAGACGGCCGAAGACCAATGGAGCAGCGGAAGGGAAACCGCCTCGGCGGCGGCGATGTCGGCGCTAGCGGCGTTCTTGGGCGAGGAGGAAAAACCCGGGCTGGCGGAGGACATTGTCGGCGCCGGCGGCGTACTCCACCTGTGCTGCATCTGCATGACGCGGCCGAAGGCGGCCGCCTTCATCCCCTGCGGCCACACGTTCTGCCGCCGGTGTTCCCGTGAACTGTGGGTGAACCGCGGAAGCTGCCCGCTCTGCAACGGCCGCATCTTCGAAATCCTCGACCTATTCTAAACCAAAAATTCCATTTTGTTTAGCGTCATCCTCTCAATTTGGTCACAGACGACGGCCATGAATCACACAATCTTTTCTTGATTTGGTGAACACGAATACTCACAGAACATGATCTGAAACTGACTGTAACTGTTTGTGGCAGTTGGTAAGCTTGGTGGTTGTCCTACTTTTCTTTTCAGCTCACCTTCAGTCATCTACTTATCTATTATTTCAACAGAGTCCCAACATAATAGAAATGAACATCTACTACTTCAACAGAAAAGCCGGCAGATTCACAAGTCAAGCCATTGTTACTGAAAATTGATACATAAATAAGTGGAATAAATCGACATatttattatgttaaaattaattttaataatttattcgAAAATATATAAAACCGGACGGTCGAACAATTTATCAACCGGCGGTCCGGTTTGAAGAGGACCTCAGACTCAGAGAGACGAATAGTGTTTGACGCTTCCAGAGACTGCGAGAAGACGGCGGTAACGATAAGACGAGAGACTTCACGGGAGGACGACTCCTCACTCCGATAGCTTCCGCTTCTTCTTGCTCGTTCTCGATCTCGCCCGAGCTCACTCTTACGCTTCATGACGATCGCGGCTGGCGCTGAAACCTGCGGGAGGATCGGCAAGCTCTTCGTCCGCACCGCCGACTCCCCCGGCAGTGGTAAGCTCGCGGCGATCCCGGTGTCCACCGACGGAGGAGTTGACCTTGGCGCCGTTGGCCGTGCCCTGGGGCTGGAACCCTCGTCCGTTAGGCTCAATGGACATTTCGTGAGTCGCGGCCCCGACTTTGTTTCGTCCCTCACTTGGGGTTCTCTCCTTGGTTTCTTCGCCTGTCGCGGGCTACCTCACGGGGCCTCCGAGCTCGACCCCGTCGTCGTCCAAGGAAAGCCCTCTATCGTCCCAGGTATGAGGCTTTCGGCGATGTTAAGATTGCTTAGGTTTTAGTCAACTACGATAGGAAAATCGACGATTCTGGgtttaatttatttgaatcaTACTGTCTGTAATACTAATCAAGATCAAGCAACATTCTTAAAATCTTTAGTGTTAATCTTCTTTTGGATCCAAACCATACTACAACAAGAAAATTTTCCTTGCTATGATCGTACTTGACGTAAACAAAACCTAGCCCAGAGAAATGTTAAAAAAATGGTTTCTTTTCCTGAACTTCCTCGAACTATATGCTGTTTGATCAGGTTTCTTCTGCTATTTCATTTTTGATAATCTTAAGCCGGTGTTTCATTATATTGCAATAGCGATAAACAAAATGATACTTGACCTTAGCTGCATCTAGACATCAGAGGAGTGTTAAAAATTACTATTTTGGAACTTCTTCTATTTGCATTTTTGATGACCAGCATAAACCTGTGCTGGTGTTTCATGGTATTGCAATAGAGGATACAGAAGGAAACTCATTTCCTCAGTCTATTAGAGGACTTGGGATTTGGTTCTCTAAGAGTTCATCGGATTCCACTACAAGTGTCACATAGACTTCAATATATGCATTGCTGGAGTACAATTGTCTTGTTAAAAGCTGTCACCCTATATGCCCCAATTGCTGAAAATGGATCTACTGATTGCCTCCTCTATCAATTAAATTTGTTACATCATTTGTTCTTTTAGTCATCTGCAGCTATTTGTTTTTCCCAACATTTCATTATCTGATCTGGTACAAGGCTTCTTTCGTTACTAGACTTTCTACTTTTTCTTTGCCCTTTATAATTTTCTCTCCTTTTAGTAGACTTTAAAAGCTATTTTCATACAGTTAATTGTCAGCTGGTTTAAAACATAACACATTCAGATGGTTAATGGTAATCAAGTTATAAGAACCATGACCTATTTCCAGGGGTAAGTAGAGAAAATAGAGCAATTAATTGTATTTTAAACAAGAAAATACTTGCTCTACATCTCTTGTTTCTTTCATCCTATTTATTCACTAGTAAACAATCCTTGAACTTTTTGAAACATTTAAGATTTCTGTTTAGTTCTTGGTTTGAATTGTAATTAACAACCCCTAAATTGACGGTGAGCTTAGTTTCATATAACAAATTGTTCTTGCAGTTTGAAGAGAGTTACCAAATTATTTAATTTTCAGTTCTTAATTTTGATTAGCTTGTAAGCTTATTTTAGGTGCATCTTAATCTGCAACTTGCCTGGTTAATATGGACATTCAATTTCATTCCATTCTTCTGAAAATTTGTTCAAAGACTTCATGATGCGTTTTTCTCCTTTTCTGTCGAGAAAGATCACCTTTGTTTCAAGAGGAAAATGACACTAGAAGACGAAACTCCACATAAAAAGAACAAGTTTAATCAGGGCAAATCAAGCTTTATCAAAGGTCGGGAAGGAGATCTTAATGAAACTGACAGCCTCTGCATCAAGAGAAAGCTGAAGCTGGAAGACGACTGCCAGAAGATCGTTGATTGCTCATCAGGCATGCATCTCTTTCTCATTGTCCTTTACCAAACAGAGATACGTCCCTCTGTGACCCTTCAAAAGCTACAGCCATGGAATCTCATCGTGCAGGCATAAAGCATGAACTCTTCAAGCCCCTTACAGTCGTCTCTTTTGGGTGCGTCAATGGACATGGAAAGCGTTCGAGGCAAGACGACTTGGTACCTGAATTTCCTTGCAAAAGAGTCAGATAACATTGCTCCCTGCCAACTTCTGTTGTGGGATGAAGACTGAAACATCTTTCAACAGAGCCACGGACTTGTTTTCCAACTAGGAGTAGATTTACAGTAGCATGCTCTCCAAATGCTGTAAAATTGTTGAATCTTTTGTTCAtgtaataataacaacaacaacaaaaaacatACATGTATGATTCTTGAAGAAGCCTTGACCACTATTGAGCTGCTTGGCTATTTCATCTTACTTGCTGATGTTATTCTGAGTAGCATGAGAGTGCGCTATGTTATAGGTTTTGAAGTCATGCAATTTGTAAGAAGGTTCACAAAATACAGTcaatttctcttttctttttatttataaaCCTAAAAAAAGAAGGAACATATTAACTGTATTATTATTTATCGGAGAAACCTAAACTAATAATTGCGGTAGGGTGAAGATTTTTGTAGTTTTTAACTTCTGCCAATTTTGAAATTCTATGGATTTCTTTAGAAAACTATGATCTGCATTCTACAAGgggtaaaataaaaaattccCTATTAGGAACTAGGAAGTAGGTGCCAAGTGAGAAATCAGCCAGTTTGAGTCTTGATTTGCCGGATTACTGCGAAAAAAAAAGCTCGTTTTTTTTGTTTCAGGCTTCGCTTTTTTCGTCGGGTTTACTGCGGCGGAAGAAGCGGTGGAAGCGATCCAGCTTCAGCCGCCGTCGCGGCTGCCGCTCCTCCATGGTTAGTATTCAGATCCGATCGCCTCGTTCCTCTTCTCCGGCGTTTTCCTCGAATCCACGGATTTGTTCGAGACCTTCGTTTCATCCAATTTCGTGTTGGATTGTCTACATTTTCTGTTAACCTTTTGTTTGGAAATAATTACCAGGCAAATTCTCTTCGATTGTATTTGACCTGCATCCGCAACACCCTCGATGCGGCGATGTGCCTTCAGGTACCCAGGATTGCCTCTACGCGTTCTGATTAGTCCTACGATTTGATCTGTTTCATTATATTATACGAAAATAAGATGATTTGGTGGCCTCTTCAAGTTTTGTTTTTTCACTAGGGATCGAGATTGCCACATTATCTGTGGTTGGTAAAGCGCATAGAAATGGAAGTTTGGGGATTTTTTGAGTTCATACTTGTTAAACTTGATTGTGGTTTGCCCTGTTTAGAACTTTAGATCACTATCAGTCCGTCTCTTGAATTTCGTACTTGTTTAgctgtgtttctgaagcttcaAAAACTATTGTTGCAATCAAAAGTCCAAGGATATAGCAAGAGGACCTCAGAGGTTTGCAATTTGGTGTCAGTTTTCATGGGAACCACATATACACTTTGGTTGATATTCAACagaaattttgattaaaaaaatgctGATTCTAGGTCATCCTAATTATTtgcataattataaattaaagaATGATGCTGTTGTTTGGCTCTCAAATTGTTCTCTGAAGTTCCTGTTGAAGTTAATTTTTGGTATCTTGGTGATGATTAGTAAAGCATGTTTTAATGttgaagagttttaaaattttctttgctCTGAATTTTTCATTAATGCGCCACTGCTTATACTGCATATTTTGGTTCTTTCCAGAATTTCCCTTGCCAAGAAGTTGAAAGACATAACAAGCCAGAAGTCGAACTGAAGTAAGTACTAGTGTTTATTTTCTATTCAGATTTGGCACACCGGCAGTGTGGGCAAGCTTATTTTTATTAACAATTGGTGAAAAAGGAAGTGAATTATGATTAGTATGATAAACACTGAACTACTTTACAAACAATCAGACATAGCTGATGTCAAATGAGAGTCCATATATATGTTTCTGAATTATCAGTGAAAGGATAGGTTCATGTTAGtccataaaattaaatttttgttaCTATTCTTattcatatttttatctttcaaCATAATGTTGACTGCATATAGATTTGTCAAACTCTGGTTGATCAATGGGGTGTatatcttgatttttttttttatttcttttcatggacctgatatttcttttgcattTGGCAGGACAAGCCCAGAGCTTTTGCTAAATCCGGTAACATATCTTTGTGCACAAGGTTTTCATGTCTGCTAATTGGTAGAGACTAATGATGCTCAAAATTCATGAACCATGAAATCCTAAGCAATTGTGATTCTTTTCTTCTCTGGATTTGGAATTTTTTACCTACTATATAAATCTTGGAGATGCAGTATTTTACTATATGCTATATGGCATATTCAAGATGTTTCTCTTTGATCAATTCTTGCTTTTCATTTTGCAGTACAACATTTTCATTAAAATTGAAGCCTGTGTAACATGAAGACATTTAGGAGAAATCTTTGCCTTCCTCTACTCTAATTCAAACATCTTTCCAGCCTTTTCTCAACTGGTTCATAATAAGTCCAAACCTCATCGTCTACACATTTTCTCATATATTTGTTCCACTAGGTGGATGCAAATAACTTGATAATAGTACAAGGTACCATATAGGCTTTTAATCCTCACCTTCTATCTCATTTGAAGTTTGTTGTCTTTACACCTATTTATCTAATTTGGTCGTGCATTTTACCAATCCTCCAACAGCTAAAATTACTTTTTTGGTGTCTTAAGATTTATTTTATGACTGGATCTAGTGTCCCCGTCTTT contains:
- the LOC122024360 gene encoding uncharacterized protein LOC122024360; translation: MEGRERRQSLTLSEHLAMAGRPCKFGDFLKIRNDVDVPEKRAASSGASGRRTLLDVLREEREVSEIEVVVGIPSDGEATANGREGSASRPTVDSPATEAGQPARVSLMVLLEQTAEDQWSSGRETASAAAMSALAAFLGEEEKPGLAEDIVGAGGVLHLCCICMTRPKAAAFIPCGHTFCRRCSRELWVNRGSCPLCNGRIFEILDLF
- the LOC122023550 gene encoding uncharacterized protein LOC122023550, yielding MTIAAGAETCGRIGKLFVRTADSPGSGKLAAIPVSTDGGVDLGAVGRALGLEPSSVRLNGHFVSRGPDFVSSLTWGSLLGFFACRGLPHGASELDPVVVQGKPSIVPDHLCFKRKMTLEDETPHKKNKFNQGKSSFIKGREGDLNETDSLCIKRKLKLEDDCQKIVDCSSGIKHELFKPLTVVSFGCVNGHGKRSRQDDLVPEFPCKRVR